One Paracidovorax avenae ATCC 19860 genomic region harbors:
- a CDS encoding DUF6402 family protein yields MNDIVRVDAERLRAHLEDKLPPKVRRFRLDDIPDVMRSRLGWPVAAALMERWFRGAGFEITRSIKRSLPPGLLHQLPASQLDEDTVTMQWALGFSRVQAAVSRLQSEWSSPAGIVELQRKVIRQTLGRTPPWRFGNLSQPAKILDDTCQVNVLQVGRLSDPVDDFYGAMGEATLKVAVSGLVTPRGHGKVVIAIDALAFYLRDSYDFNDDSLLSQPLGFWGPHGVKRFPRSALDIPLAEQWMYADADEASRQSYLVQNRHFRQWRALHGRGGDFMIVSDTHRVRLPFPIQLEW; encoded by the coding sequence ATGAACGATATCGTCCGTGTCGATGCGGAGCGACTGCGCGCACATTTGGAAGACAAGCTGCCGCCAAAGGTCCGGCGGTTTCGGCTCGATGACATTCCGGACGTGATGCGATCGCGTCTGGGGTGGCCGGTGGCGGCGGCGTTGATGGAGCGGTGGTTCAGGGGGGCGGGGTTTGAGATCACTCGCTCGATAAAGCGCAGCCTTCCACCCGGGCTGCTACACCAGTTACCCGCATCGCAACTGGATGAAGATACCGTCACCATGCAATGGGCACTGGGTTTTTCCCGTGTGCAGGCTGCGGTGTCGAGGTTGCAGTCGGAGTGGAGCAGCCCTGCTGGAATAGTGGAGCTACAAAGGAAGGTCATACGACAAACATTAGGACGGACCCCGCCCTGGCGTTTTGGCAACCTGAGCCAGCCGGCAAAGATATTGGATGACACGTGCCAAGTGAATGTCCTGCAAGTAGGCCGGCTCAGCGACCCGGTGGACGACTTCTACGGTGCCATGGGCGAGGCCACGCTCAAGGTCGCGGTGTCGGGCTTGGTGACGCCCAGGGGGCACGGCAAGGTGGTCATCGCTATCGATGCGCTGGCCTTCTACCTGCGCGATTCCTACGATTTCAACGATGACTCCTTGCTGTCGCAGCCGCTGGGCTTCTGGGGGCCGCATGGCGTGAAGCGTTTTCCCCGGTCTGCCCTGGACATTCCCCTCGCCGAGCAATGGATGTATGCCGATGCCGACGAGGCCAGCCGCCAAAGTTATTTGGTGCAGAACCGGCACTTCAGGCAATGGCGCGCCCTGCATGGACGGGGCGGCGATTTCATGATCGTCTCCGACACGCATCGCGTGCGCCTTCCGTTTCCCATCCAGCTGGAGTGGTGA
- a CDS encoding flagellar basal body protein, with translation MSSISSIASSGLRAAQLQLDTSAHNVANMNTEGFRRQTVEQSAVPDQGGVEARVGRAAQEGASPEADAVDQMSATYAFSANLQTLKTEDRMLGSLLDTRA, from the coding sequence ATGTCCTCCATTTCCTCCATCGCCTCCTCCGGCCTGCGCGCTGCGCAGCTGCAACTGGACACCTCGGCGCACAACGTGGCCAACATGAACACGGAGGGTTTCCGCCGCCAGACGGTGGAGCAGTCTGCGGTGCCGGACCAGGGCGGGGTGGAGGCGCGCGTCGGCCGGGCCGCGCAGGAAGGCGCCTCGCCGGAGGCGGACGCGGTGGACCAGATGTCCGCGACCTATGCCTTCTCGGCCAACCTGCAGACACTCAAGACCGAGGACCGCATGCTCGGTTCGCTGTTGGATACCCGCGCCTGA